The Patescibacteria group bacterium DNA window ACGGCCAAGATTTACAGCGATGAATTAGAAAAAATGGAACAGGACATTACCGCCAAAATTGACGGAAAAACCAAAGTGAAAATTACGCAATCAAGCACCAGTGCCCGGTTGGTTATTGTGATCACCGAAAACAGAGTTAAAACAACGGAGCTTCTTCGGGATATTCACCGGAAATTAACTTCTTAATACTTAACGTTGGCCAAAATTCCTAAATTCGGTGGAGGCCAATATTTGAGCCAGGCTTTGCCGATAATGTCTTCCCGAACCACGGTTCCCCAGTCCCGAGAGTCGGAACTGTAAGGGCGGTTATCGCCTAAGCAAAAATATTCGTTTTCGCCGACCGTATATTCTTTACCTTCCGGTAAAAAGGAGCCGGGAGAAGTGATCCTTCCTTGAAGATAATCTTCTTTAAGTTGTTGGCCGTTTATAAAAACTTTGCCGTTAGTAATTCTGATCTTATCTTTGGGTAAGCCGATAATTCTTTTAATGTAATCTAATTCACGATTTTTAGGCGCCCGAAAGATAACAATATCGCCCCGTTTTGGGGGACTGAAACGATAAGAGATTTTATCGGTTAAAATATATTCGGCGTCGTGAAAATTGGGTTCCATCGAGCTTCCCTTGACCTGGTGCGGTTGAAAAAAGAAAAGGTAGCCGACGACGAAAATCGCCATGGCGACGACGAAAATCTCGATTAAATCAAAAAAGAAGGTCGTGAATTTTTTTATAAGCTCCATAATTTATAGTATAATAAAGGATAAGTTATTCTGCAAGAGTTTATTGAGGAAGTTTTTCTGGGTGGTTAGCTCAGCGGTAGAGCGCTACGTTCACATCGTAGAAGTCAATGGTTCGAATCCATTACCACCCACTAATTTATTTTCTTGTCTCCGGATGGATCTTACGGCCATTTTGCTTTTGAACAAAAACTGTTTCTTTTAAAGGCTTGCTGGGCGGCTTTACTCCCGGCCTTTTTTCATGATTAGACATTTTTTCCTTTCCGGACAGAATTAGATGATTGTAGTCCATTATGATTAATAGTCAAGGGGAATTTTTTAATTTTGATACCATGATTTAAATCATAGTATCAGGAGAAGGAATATTTTTGACAAA harbors:
- the lepB gene encoding signal peptidase I; protein product: MELIKKFTTFFFDLIEIFVVAMAIFVVGYLFFFQPHQVKGSSMEPNFHDAEYILTDKISYRFSPPKRGDIVIFRAPKNRELDYIKRIIGLPKDKIRITNGKVFINGQQLKEDYLQGRITSPGSFLPEGKEYTVGENEYFCLGDNRPYSSDSRDWGTVVREDIIGKAWLKYWPPPNLGILANVKY